From one Leifsonia soli genomic stretch:
- a CDS encoding helicase-associated domain-containing protein, with amino-acid sequence MTTTLALAARLRELDDAALVSALHHRTYRRTGVSDFFDLADALLDADSLQRALAPLDRTHLAALVALGSGGGPLTADELARRLKVEPATTGTTLEAAEAALADLDGLLLVHPADADADADADASADAPAGRVVVYDAVTTHLATWPASGLPSPAELLGTPPPPALAPVPDTESRFTDRLASERAFEAVTAVSELLAELGREGARRLQKGGLALPAVKRLAEALSVDADIVPVVLSAAERAGLAAVDDGMWLPTEAAAAWSHSPTRDRWRALAAAWLDALPADLRTLLALRSRAAWGDSLREHVAWLYPAAVEEAQRRVDAHTRLAEWLGVTAHQAPSSAGTALVEDGPEAATEIMAAQFPSEVDRVYLQHDLTIVSPGPLAPEVEGRLRGIADLESRALASTFRLSATSVDRALTAGETADGIRDFLSTISLTGLPQPIEYLIADAAERHGRVRVHEAERENMRSAVRSADPTVLRSIQVDQSLSSLRLIPTGDGELGSRYPRDVVFWALSDARYPVVAEDADGREVTLRRQRFAHPRAAQEADRDAELVVRLRQAEDDAEEDTGERWLARQLDAAVKARQTVIVEVAMPGGEVVDYLLEPTGVGGGRLRGRDRAADIERTLPLSSIRGVRPAP; translated from the coding sequence ATGACCACCACACTCGCTCTCGCAGCCCGGCTGCGGGAGCTGGACGACGCTGCGCTCGTCTCCGCGCTGCACCACCGCACCTACCGACGGACCGGGGTGTCCGACTTCTTCGACCTGGCGGACGCCCTCCTGGATGCGGACTCCCTCCAGCGCGCCCTCGCCCCGCTCGACCGGACGCACCTGGCGGCGCTCGTCGCCCTGGGCAGCGGAGGCGGCCCACTGACGGCCGACGAGCTCGCCCGGCGGCTGAAGGTCGAGCCCGCGACGACCGGGACGACGCTCGAGGCGGCGGAGGCGGCGCTGGCCGACCTCGACGGCCTCCTGCTCGTCCATCCCGCCGACGCCGACGCCGACGCCGACGCCGACGCGAGCGCCGACGCGCCCGCCGGTCGCGTGGTCGTCTACGACGCCGTCACCACCCACCTCGCCACCTGGCCCGCTTCCGGGCTGCCGTCGCCCGCCGAGCTGCTCGGCACCCCGCCCCCACCCGCCCTGGCGCCCGTGCCGGACACGGAGAGCCGGTTCACCGACCGCCTCGCCTCCGAGCGCGCGTTCGAGGCCGTGACGGCCGTGTCCGAACTCCTGGCGGAGCTGGGGCGCGAGGGCGCTCGCCGGCTGCAGAAGGGCGGACTCGCGCTCCCCGCGGTCAAGCGCCTGGCCGAGGCGCTCTCGGTGGATGCCGACATCGTCCCCGTGGTCCTCTCCGCCGCCGAGCGCGCCGGCCTCGCGGCGGTCGACGACGGGATGTGGCTGCCGACGGAGGCCGCCGCCGCCTGGTCGCACTCTCCCACCCGCGACCGCTGGCGCGCCCTCGCCGCCGCCTGGCTCGACGCGCTTCCGGCCGACCTCCGCACCCTCCTGGCGCTGCGCAGCCGCGCCGCGTGGGGCGACAGCCTGCGCGAGCACGTCGCCTGGCTGTACCCGGCGGCCGTCGAGGAGGCGCAGCGACGGGTGGATGCGCACACCCGCCTCGCCGAGTGGCTCGGCGTCACCGCGCACCAGGCGCCGTCATCCGCCGGCACCGCGCTGGTCGAGGACGGCCCGGAGGCCGCCACCGAGATCATGGCGGCCCAGTTCCCGTCCGAGGTGGACCGCGTCTACCTCCAGCACGACCTCACCATCGTCTCCCCCGGGCCACTGGCGCCGGAGGTCGAGGGGAGGCTGCGCGGGATCGCCGACCTCGAGTCCCGCGCCCTCGCATCGACGTTCCGCCTCTCCGCCACCTCGGTCGACCGCGCGCTGACCGCGGGCGAGACGGCCGACGGCATCCGCGACTTCCTGAGCACGATCTCGCTCACCGGGCTGCCGCAGCCGATCGAGTACCTGATCGCCGACGCCGCCGAGCGCCACGGGCGGGTGCGCGTGCACGAGGCGGAGCGCGAGAACATGCGCTCCGCGGTCCGGTCGGCCGACCCGACGGTGCTGCGCAGCATCCAGGTCGACCAGTCGCTCAGTTCGCTGCGGCTGATCCCGACCGGAGACGGCGAGCTGGGGAGCCGGTACCCGCGGGATGTGGTGTTCTGGGCGCTCAGCGACGCGCGGTACCCGGTGGTCGCCGAGGACGCGGACGGCCGCGAGGTGACGCTCCGGCGGCAGCGGTTCGCGCATCCGCGAGCCGCGCAGGAGGCCGACCGCGACGCGGAGCTGGTCGTCCGGCTGCGCCAGGCCGAGGACGACGCCGAGGAGGACACCGGCGAGCGGTGGCTGGCGCGGCAGCTGGATGCGGCGGTCAAGGCGCGCCAGACCGTGATCGTCGAGGTGGCGATGCCCGGCGGCGAGGTCGTCGACTACCTCCTGGAGCCGACCGGGGTCGGCGGGGGTCGACTGCGTGGACGCGACCGCGCCGCGGACATCGAGCGGACACTCCCCCTCTCGAGCATCCGGGGCGTGCGCCCGGCGCCCTGA
- a CDS encoding DNA repair helicase XPB — protein MSDGPLIVQSDRTVLLEVAHPEAEDARHDLAVFAELERAPEHIHTYRITRLGLWNARAAGHTAEDMLGTLERYSKFPIPQTVSVDVSETVARYGRLVIERDDEGTLLLRSTDLAVLTEVATAKRIAPLLLERRDDTTFVVEVWARGQLKQELVKLGWPAEDLAGYTPGTPHEIGLKEDGWALRDYQRKAVTNFFDGGSGVVVLPCGAGKTLVGAGAMATAKTTTLILVTNTVSARQWRDELLRRTTLTAEEIGEYSGQVKEVKPVTIATYQILTAKRKGEYAHLALLDALDWGLVVYDEVHLLPAPVFKLTAELQARRRLGLTATLVREDGREGDVFSLIGPKRFDAPWKEIEAQGFISPAACYEVRVDLPPSDRLSYAAAPDDERYRLAATAPAKLDIVRQLVARHEGERILIIGQYLDQIDELATALDAPQLTGATPVDERERLYQEFRDGRTKVLVVSKVANFSVDLPEATVAIQVSGSYGSRQEEAQRLGRLLRPKESGLSANFYTLVARDTVDQDFAQNRQRFLAEQGYSYTILDAHALQAA, from the coding sequence ATGTCCGATGGCCCCCTGATCGTCCAGAGCGACCGCACCGTCCTGCTGGAGGTCGCGCACCCGGAGGCGGAGGACGCACGCCACGACCTCGCCGTCTTCGCCGAGCTGGAGCGCGCGCCCGAGCACATCCACACCTACCGCATCACCCGGCTGGGGCTCTGGAACGCGCGGGCCGCCGGGCACACCGCCGAGGACATGCTGGGCACCCTGGAGCGGTACTCGAAGTTCCCCATCCCGCAGACGGTGTCGGTCGACGTCTCCGAGACCGTCGCCCGGTACGGGCGTCTCGTCATCGAGCGCGACGACGAGGGGACGCTGCTGCTCCGCTCCACCGACCTGGCCGTCCTGACCGAGGTCGCGACCGCCAAGCGGATCGCGCCGCTGCTGCTGGAGCGTCGTGACGACACGACGTTCGTCGTGGAGGTGTGGGCGCGCGGGCAGCTCAAGCAGGAGCTCGTCAAGCTGGGCTGGCCGGCGGAAGACCTTGCCGGGTACACCCCGGGGACGCCGCACGAGATCGGGCTGAAGGAGGACGGCTGGGCGCTGCGCGACTACCAGCGCAAGGCGGTGACCAACTTCTTCGACGGCGGCTCCGGCGTCGTGGTGCTCCCCTGCGGCGCGGGCAAGACGCTCGTCGGGGCCGGGGCGATGGCGACGGCGAAGACGACGACGCTCATCCTGGTGACCAACACGGTGTCGGCCCGGCAGTGGCGCGACGAGCTGCTGCGCCGCACGACGCTCACGGCCGAGGAGATCGGCGAGTACTCGGGTCAGGTGAAGGAGGTCAAGCCGGTCACGATCGCGACCTACCAGATCCTCACAGCGAAGCGGAAGGGCGAGTACGCGCACCTGGCGCTGCTGGACGCGCTCGACTGGGGACTCGTCGTCTACGACGAGGTGCACCTGCTGCCGGCCCCCGTCTTCAAGCTCACCGCCGAGCTGCAGGCCCGCCGCCGCCTCGGACTGACGGCGACGCTGGTTCGCGAGGACGGCCGAGAAGGCGACGTGTTCAGCCTCATCGGCCCGAAGCGCTTCGACGCCCCGTGGAAGGAGATCGAGGCGCAGGGCTTCATCTCGCCGGCCGCCTGCTACGAGGTGCGCGTCGACCTGCCGCCGTCGGACCGGCTCAGTTACGCCGCCGCCCCCGACGACGAGCGGTACCGTCTGGCGGCGACGGCTCCCGCGAAGCTCGACATCGTGCGTCAGCTGGTCGCGCGGCACGAGGGGGAGCGCATCCTGATCATCGGGCAGTACCTCGACCAGATCGACGAGCTCGCGACCGCGCTGGATGCGCCGCAGCTGACCGGCGCGACGCCAGTGGACGAGCGGGAGCGGCTCTACCAGGAGTTCCGCGACGGCCGGACGAAGGTGCTCGTGGTCAGCAAGGTCGCCAACTTCTCGGTCGACCTGCCCGAGGCGACCGTCGCCATCCAAGTGTCGGGCTCGTACGGCAGCCGGCAGGAGGAGGCCCAGCGCCTCGGACGCCTGCTGCGGCCCAAGGAGTCGGGACTGTCGGCCAACTTCTACACGCTGGTCGCCCGCGACACGGTCGACCAGGACTTCGCGCAGAACCGCCAGCGGTTCCTCGCGGAGCAGGGCTACTCGTACACGATCCTCGACGCGCACGCGCTGCAGGCGGCGTAA
- a CDS encoding aminoglycoside phosphotransferase family protein — protein MSGTEEAELRPEIDAGLVRRLVDAQFPRWRGLPIRPVEHDGWDNRTFRLGDELSVRLPSAAGYREQVAKEQEWLPRLAPLLPLPIPQPVAEGEPTAEYPLPWSVYRWLPGRPVVLLGDVSQDAALAQAIGRFLVALRAAPTEGAPEPGTHNFFRGAPPEVYGEEALAAFTRLPAVDADRARALWAEATASRWAGAPVWFHGDVAPGNLLTDASGTLSAVIDFGTSGVGDPACDLVPAWTMFEGAARDAFVDTVGLDDDTWSRARGWALWKAAITLRDRPADPEARTTLSRILR, from the coding sequence ATGTCCGGAACTGAGGAGGCCGAGCTCCGGCCGGAGATCGACGCCGGCCTGGTGCGTCGCCTCGTCGACGCGCAGTTCCCCCGGTGGCGCGGGCTGCCCATCCGCCCGGTCGAGCACGACGGCTGGGACAACCGGACCTTCCGGCTCGGCGACGAGCTGAGCGTCCGGCTCCCGAGCGCCGCCGGGTACCGGGAGCAGGTCGCCAAAGAGCAGGAGTGGCTGCCGCGGCTGGCTCCGCTGCTGCCGCTGCCGATCCCACAGCCGGTCGCGGAGGGGGAGCCGACCGCTGAGTACCCGCTGCCGTGGTCGGTGTACCGCTGGCTGCCCGGCCGGCCGGTGGTGCTGCTGGGCGACGTGTCGCAGGATGCGGCGCTCGCCCAGGCCATCGGCCGCTTCCTGGTCGCGCTGCGGGCGGCTCCGACCGAAGGCGCGCCCGAGCCGGGGACGCACAACTTCTTCCGCGGCGCTCCGCCCGAGGTCTACGGCGAGGAGGCGCTCGCCGCGTTCACGCGCCTCCCGGCCGTCGATGCGGACCGGGCTCGCGCGCTCTGGGCCGAGGCCACCGCATCCCGCTGGGCCGGCGCGCCGGTGTGGTTCCACGGCGATGTCGCGCCGGGGAACCTGCTGACGGATGCGTCGGGCACGCTGTCCGCGGTGATCGACTTCGGCACGTCCGGCGTCGGAGACCCCGCCTGCGACCTCGTGCCCGCCTGGACCATGTTCGAGGGTGCGGCCCGCGATGCTTTCGTCGACACGGTCGGCCTCGACGACGACACGTGGTCGCGGGCGCGCGGCTGGGCCCTCTGGAAGGCCGCGATCACGCTCCGCGACCGCCCCGCCGACCCCGAGGCGCGCACGACCCTCTCCCGCATCCTGCGCTGA
- a CDS encoding pyrimidine reductase family protein, with translation MSEPAIHRLSPLPSQPELTDDEITALYQEGAGEPWLRVNFVTSVDGAATHQGLSGGLSNDVDGRVFELLRRLCDVVLVGAGTVRAEGYGAMRVAPASARARSGAGMTAHPVFAIVSAGLDLDPRSPIFQDAPERPIILTTELSRPEARDALSEVADVVVCGRDRVQAERGLRVLHERGLKRIHCEGGPHLFADLIAARAVDELCLTVSPRLEGGTSSRIATGAAPIAPLGLRLAHTLAGDDTLLLRYVRN, from the coding sequence ATGAGTGAGCCCGCCATCCACCGCCTGTCGCCGCTGCCGTCGCAGCCCGAGCTGACCGACGACGAGATCACCGCCCTCTACCAGGAGGGCGCGGGGGAGCCGTGGCTGCGGGTGAACTTCGTCACCAGCGTGGACGGCGCTGCCACCCACCAGGGACTGTCGGGCGGCTTGTCGAACGACGTCGACGGCCGGGTGTTCGAGCTGCTGCGGCGGCTGTGCGACGTGGTGCTGGTGGGCGCGGGCACCGTGCGCGCCGAGGGGTACGGCGCGATGCGGGTCGCCCCGGCGTCGGCCAGAGCGCGCAGCGGGGCGGGGATGACCGCGCACCCGGTGTTCGCCATCGTGTCGGCCGGGCTCGACCTCGACCCGCGCAGCCCGATCTTCCAGGACGCCCCGGAGCGCCCGATCATCCTCACCACAGAGCTGTCGCGGCCGGAGGCGCGCGATGCGCTCTCGGAGGTCGCCGACGTGGTGGTCTGCGGCCGGGACCGCGTGCAGGCCGAGCGCGGACTGCGGGTGCTCCACGAGCGGGGGCTGAAGCGCATCCACTGCGAGGGAGGTCCGCACCTGTTCGCCGACCTGATCGCGGCACGCGCCGTGGACGAGCTGTGCCTGACGGTCAGCCCGAGGCTGGAGGGAGGGACGTCGTCGCGGATCGCGACGGGCGCCGCGCCGATCGCCCCGCTCGGGTTGCGGTTGGCGCACACGCTGGCGGGGGACGACACCCTGCTGCTGCGGTATGTCCGGAACTGA
- the folP gene encoding dihydropteroate synthase, whose amino-acid sequence MPRSEPYLPPLRVPVRRIGARTFDFSRQVAVMAVVNRTPDSFYDQGRTYAFDRAVDACFEAVALGADWVDIGGAPFAPGEPVPVDEEIERVVPVVAALRAGSDVVISVDTFHAAVAREAIAAGATVINDTTGLRDPDLTRVVADSEATLVITHSLAEPRRPFPKPQYGDVVAEVSAFLLDRVERAQAAGVAEERIIVDPGHDLNKNTLHSLELTRRLSEIADLGYPTLAAVSNKDFIGETLDAPRADRLEGSLAAAVISIVNGARIVRMHDVRASVAAVRMTEAVLGFRAPAYLKHNMGDVNE is encoded by the coding sequence TTGCCACGCTCTGAGCCGTACCTGCCGCCGCTGCGCGTCCCGGTCCGGAGGATCGGCGCGCGCACGTTCGACTTCTCGCGGCAGGTCGCCGTCATGGCGGTGGTGAACCGCACGCCGGACTCGTTCTACGACCAGGGCCGCACGTACGCCTTCGACCGGGCGGTGGACGCCTGCTTCGAGGCGGTTGCGCTCGGCGCCGACTGGGTCGACATCGGCGGCGCGCCCTTCGCTCCGGGCGAGCCCGTGCCGGTCGACGAGGAGATCGAGCGCGTCGTCCCGGTGGTCGCCGCGCTGCGGGCCGGATCCGACGTGGTCATCTCGGTGGACACCTTCCACGCGGCCGTCGCCCGCGAGGCCATCGCGGCCGGTGCGACCGTCATCAACGACACCACCGGGTTGCGCGACCCCGACCTCACCCGGGTCGTCGCGGACAGCGAGGCGACGCTCGTCATCACCCACAGCCTTGCCGAGCCGCGGCGCCCCTTCCCGAAGCCGCAGTACGGCGACGTGGTCGCTGAGGTGTCCGCGTTCCTGCTCGACCGCGTGGAGCGCGCGCAGGCCGCGGGCGTTGCGGAGGAGCGGATCATCGTCGACCCGGGGCACGACCTCAACAAGAACACGCTGCACTCGCTGGAGCTGACCCGCCGGCTCAGCGAGATCGCGGACCTCGGCTACCCGACCCTCGCCGCCGTCTCCAACAAGGACTTCATCGGCGAGACGCTCGACGCCCCGCGTGCCGACCGGCTGGAGGGGTCGCTCGCCGCCGCGGTCATCAGCATCGTCAACGGCGCGCGGATCGTCCGCATGCACGATGTGCGTGCCTCCGTCGCCGCCGTGCGCATGACCGAGGCCGTGCTCGGCTTCCGTGCGCCGGCCTACCTCAAGCACAACATGGGAGACGTGAATGAGTGA
- a CDS encoding arginase family protein, translating to MTIGRTAASILGFFALPRTVEEVLRRLTTDAAERSSLSRVIVGLREAGLLVPVASPEHVPPGATGLFGAPFATIAAALRTSHFDAIAVGVEYDAGASQKAGSRSAPDAIRRASGSLFTRADGRGMYDPVRGRRVLENVRLADIGNLSDTVQTRNGDMFERLEEFASACADRQTVSVAIGGDHSITFGLVSGHLRRRRRLGILHIDAHSDYLEPMHGDWRTSLHHGNVMSWLAGRGEIATIAQFGIRQLAEEDPVPGDKVMVWPGTSALRLDSGRVEESLDRSMPWYLSIDVDVLDPAFLPSTGTPLPGGLTPAELTQLIDLVCRGREIVGIDLVELIPNESDHSALLASEVLLRALDAVFRR from the coding sequence GTGACCATCGGGCGGACCGCCGCCTCTATCTTGGGCTTCTTCGCCCTTCCCCGAACCGTGGAGGAGGTGCTCCGACGACTCACGACCGACGCGGCAGAAAGGTCATCGCTCTCCCGAGTGATCGTCGGCCTTCGAGAGGCCGGACTGCTCGTGCCGGTGGCGTCCCCCGAACATGTGCCGCCGGGTGCTACGGGCCTCTTCGGTGCCCCCTTCGCGACGATCGCCGCTGCGCTCAGGACTTCACATTTCGATGCCATTGCCGTAGGCGTCGAGTACGACGCGGGCGCGTCGCAGAAGGCCGGGTCGCGGTCCGCGCCCGATGCCATCCGCCGTGCGAGCGGCAGCCTCTTCACCAGAGCAGACGGACGGGGGATGTACGACCCGGTTCGTGGAAGACGCGTCCTCGAAAACGTGCGACTGGCGGACATCGGGAACCTGTCCGATACGGTGCAGACACGGAACGGTGACATGTTCGAGCGCCTGGAGGAGTTCGCTTCCGCGTGTGCCGACCGACAGACGGTTTCGGTCGCGATAGGGGGAGACCACTCCATCACCTTCGGGCTCGTCTCGGGGCATCTCCGTCGGCGACGACGACTCGGTATCCTCCACATCGATGCGCACTCCGACTACCTGGAGCCGATGCACGGGGACTGGCGGACATCGCTGCACCACGGGAATGTCATGAGCTGGCTGGCAGGGCGGGGTGAGATCGCGACGATCGCTCAGTTCGGAATTCGACAACTAGCGGAAGAGGATCCCGTCCCCGGCGACAAGGTGATGGTCTGGCCGGGCACATCGGCCCTGAGGCTCGACTCGGGCCGGGTCGAGGAATCCCTCGACCGTTCGATGCCGTGGTATCTGAGCATCGACGTGGATGTGCTCGATCCCGCATTCCTCCCGAGCACAGGGACGCCGTTGCCCGGTGGCCTGACACCGGCCGAGCTGACGCAGCTCATCGACCTGGTGTGTCGGGGCCGGGAGATCGTCGGAATCGACCTTGTCGAACTCATTCCGAATGAGTCGGACCACTCGGCCCTGCTCGCTTCGGAGGTGCTGCTCCGGGCCCTCGACGCCGTCTTCCGGCGGTGA
- a CDS encoding ABC transporter ATP-binding protein, with amino-acid sequence MTADWLPVASRRETVEAVAALAREHSRRVLLLIGFHLSAAVLAAIGPLLFGTILDEATAGRWTGLGLALAVLCGVVAGQAVVSWLAHRVSYITGEIVFAQLRERVIGGIVALPFRTVHRAPAGDVLARTTNDIDAVSEGVRIGLPEVLVGSLTVIVTTVAAFAIDWRIALAMIVGLPILVLSTRWYIRRSQPSYDEELRSHGVFDTAVLATIAGGTSVRTLGLEAARAEAMAAGAGHVAAAENRTLRLQAVWFPLVQSAYYLPLALVVLWGGWLVIEGVSSLGSVVAIALYVQIVIDPLDDLLYWADQLQLGRSAFARIQGVAGVLRGTTPQAEAPASLDRPAPCTIELSSVCFEYEKGTPALGPVTLQVEAGTTVALVGPSGAGKSTLGLVLSGIEPPSAGVVRIAGRTADGAGGPPRVVVVTQEQHVFAGTLRYNLQLAQSDVSDSAMSDALMTAGTAEWIDDHASALDDEVDGDLSAERRQQLALARVLLAQPEVLVLDEATSAIPRQQAFGLEQRLGELLPQTTILSIVHRLDVMPSMDRILVMDGGLIVGDGRHADLLESNALYAELWNAWHDTDAAGR; translated from the coding sequence ATGACCGCAGACTGGCTGCCGGTCGCGAGCAGGCGCGAGACCGTGGAAGCGGTGGCGGCACTCGCGCGGGAGCACTCCAGGCGCGTGCTGCTCCTGATTGGATTCCACCTCTCCGCGGCTGTCCTCGCCGCCATCGGTCCCCTGCTGTTCGGGACGATCCTCGATGAGGCCACTGCCGGGAGGTGGACGGGGCTAGGGCTTGCTCTTGCGGTGCTGTGCGGTGTGGTGGCCGGCCAGGCCGTCGTCTCCTGGCTGGCGCACCGCGTGTCCTATATCACGGGTGAGATCGTGTTCGCCCAGCTGCGCGAGCGGGTCATCGGCGGTATCGTCGCGCTCCCATTCCGAACCGTTCACCGTGCCCCCGCCGGCGACGTGCTCGCGCGGACGACCAATGACATCGACGCCGTGTCCGAGGGCGTGCGGATCGGGCTGCCGGAAGTTCTTGTCGGCTCATTGACCGTGATCGTCACGACCGTGGCGGCTTTCGCCATCGACTGGCGAATCGCCCTCGCGATGATCGTCGGGCTCCCGATCCTCGTCCTGTCCACTCGGTGGTACATCCGGCGTTCGCAGCCGTCGTACGACGAAGAACTGCGGAGCCACGGCGTGTTCGACACGGCCGTGCTGGCCACGATCGCCGGCGGCACCAGTGTTCGGACGCTCGGCCTCGAAGCGGCACGGGCCGAGGCCATGGCGGCGGGTGCGGGGCATGTCGCGGCGGCGGAGAACCGCACGCTGCGCCTCCAGGCCGTGTGGTTCCCGCTCGTCCAGTCCGCGTACTACCTGCCATTGGCTCTCGTCGTGCTGTGGGGCGGGTGGCTCGTCATCGAGGGAGTGAGCTCACTCGGCAGTGTCGTCGCTATCGCCCTGTACGTGCAGATCGTCATCGACCCTTTGGACGATCTGTTGTACTGGGCGGACCAGCTGCAACTCGGCCGTAGCGCCTTCGCGCGCATCCAGGGGGTGGCCGGAGTCCTGCGCGGCACCACCCCTCAGGCTGAGGCGCCGGCTTCGCTCGATCGCCCGGCGCCGTGCACCATCGAGCTCTCATCGGTGTGCTTCGAATATGAGAAGGGCACACCTGCGCTCGGACCCGTGACGTTGCAGGTCGAGGCGGGGACCACAGTCGCGTTGGTCGGGCCGTCCGGCGCAGGAAAGTCCACCCTGGGCTTGGTGCTCTCCGGCATCGAACCACCTAGTGCGGGCGTGGTGCGGATCGCCGGCAGGACGGCCGACGGTGCCGGCGGACCTCCGCGCGTCGTGGTGGTGACGCAGGAGCAGCATGTCTTTGCAGGGACGCTGCGGTACAACCTGCAGCTGGCGCAGTCCGACGTCAGCGACTCTGCCATGTCGGATGCGCTGATGACGGCAGGGACCGCGGAGTGGATCGATGATCACGCATCTGCGCTCGACGACGAGGTGGATGGCGACCTCTCCGCCGAGCGACGCCAACAACTCGCTCTGGCGCGCGTTCTGCTGGCACAGCCGGAGGTCCTCGTCCTCGACGAAGCGACCTCTGCCATTCCACGACAGCAGGCGTTCGGCCTGGAGCAGCGTCTGGGTGAGCTCTTGCCGCAGACAACGATCCTGTCGATCGTCCACCGGCTGGACGTCATGCCGTCGATGGACCGCATCCTGGTCATGGACGGGGGACTGATCGTCGGCGATGGCCGGCATGCCGATCTTCTCGAGTCGAACGCTCTCTACGCCGAGCTCTGGAACGCGTGGCACGACACAGATGCGGCGGGCCGATGA
- a CDS encoding ABC transporter transmembrane domain-containing protein: protein MAENGDRSIRPITELRGLVRGDGVPAAGLVLLKLVSTLCEAGFPVALGFGVAAISAADITALWGATLGLAALVFARVVLSVVAHVVGKRLEIGLGVRLKRRVAEHVAKAPGGRDLGETLEIASEDTATLSDIYNVVVSLVVSSTVYVVVGVFLLLQSPLLGLVILAAAPILALGVPVMVKPLSRRLARHRDLAGAVSTMSVDAATGLKVLKGVGGERVFLDRFTAMSGEMRSAGLRVAGVRALIDGVKIALPAIVVLLVLGIALAQLASGAITNGQLVAFYGLALYLVAPVSAAVNGAQEVAPIVVAAERVGRLLRSSGDFEPRASGGYAGPIPPSPSSAKELVAITGPDSESLVSLAESLAADATDLRPRLIATGADYIFEGTIRDHFGAHIPEEVCLRVSEVAQATDIIRNLGGMEGVLDDNGGNLSGGQRQRMILARALARQPDVLVLIEPTTGVDAATEASISTRLRESRAGKTTIVVTDSPCFLRAADRVVFASTDGTVEVGTHEQLMERSSMYRTLAEEVLA, encoded by the coding sequence ATGGCTGAAAACGGTGACCGGTCGATACGGCCGATCACGGAGTTGCGTGGGCTCGTGCGAGGAGACGGCGTCCCGGCCGCGGGGCTCGTTCTCCTGAAACTGGTGTCCACGCTGTGCGAAGCGGGCTTCCCGGTAGCACTGGGGTTCGGGGTTGCGGCCATCTCTGCGGCCGACATCACAGCCCTCTGGGGCGCGACACTCGGTCTCGCAGCGCTCGTCTTCGCCCGCGTCGTCCTGAGCGTGGTGGCGCACGTGGTCGGGAAGCGTCTGGAGATCGGGCTTGGCGTCCGCCTCAAGCGGCGCGTCGCGGAACACGTCGCGAAAGCGCCAGGAGGGCGTGATCTCGGGGAGACCCTTGAGATCGCGTCGGAAGACACGGCGACCCTGAGCGACATCTATAACGTCGTCGTTTCCCTGGTCGTGTCGAGCACCGTCTATGTGGTCGTCGGTGTCTTCCTTCTCCTCCAGTCGCCTCTGCTCGGCCTGGTCATACTGGCGGCCGCGCCGATCCTCGCACTCGGAGTGCCCGTGATGGTCAAACCATTGTCCCGGCGCCTTGCGCGACACCGAGATCTCGCCGGCGCGGTGAGCACGATGAGTGTGGACGCGGCGACGGGCCTCAAGGTGCTCAAAGGCGTCGGAGGAGAACGCGTGTTCCTCGATCGGTTCACAGCGATGTCCGGCGAAATGCGCTCGGCAGGTCTGCGCGTGGCCGGCGTGCGCGCACTCATCGATGGGGTGAAGATCGCACTGCCCGCGATCGTGGTGCTTCTGGTCCTCGGGATCGCCTTGGCGCAGCTGGCCTCCGGAGCGATCACGAACGGACAGCTCGTGGCCTTCTACGGCCTGGCGCTGTACCTGGTGGCTCCCGTCAGTGCGGCTGTCAATGGGGCACAGGAGGTCGCCCCGATCGTCGTCGCCGCGGAGCGGGTGGGTCGCCTGCTCCGGTCCTCCGGGGACTTCGAGCCTCGGGCCTCCGGCGGGTACGCGGGCCCAATCCCGCCGAGTCCTTCCAGCGCAAAGGAGCTGGTCGCCATCACCGGACCGGATAGCGAATCGCTCGTGAGTCTCGCCGAGAGCCTCGCGGCCGACGCGACGGACTTACGACCTCGGTTGATCGCAACAGGCGCCGACTACATCTTCGAGGGCACCATCCGCGACCACTTCGGAGCGCACATTCCGGAGGAGGTCTGCCTGCGAGTGAGCGAGGTCGCGCAGGCGACCGACATCATCCGGAATCTGGGCGGGATGGAGGGCGTACTGGACGACAACGGGGGCAACCTGTCCGGCGGGCAGCGGCAACGGATGATACTCGCACGAGCCCTCGCCCGACAGCCGGACGTCCTGGTCCTGATCGAACCGACCACTGGCGTAGACGCAGCGACTGAAGCCTCGATCAGCACGCGACTGCGCGAATCGAGAGCAGGGAAGACAACCATCGTCGTCACCGATAGTCCCTGCTTCCTGCGCGCCGCCGACCGCGTCGTGTTCGCCAGCACGGACGGGACTGTGGAAGTCGGGACCCACGAGCAGCTGATGGAGCGGTCATCGATGTACAGGACCCTGGCCGAGGAGGTGCTCGCATGA